A DNA window from Mycolicibacter hiberniae contains the following coding sequences:
- a CDS encoding ComEA family DNA-binding protein yields MASELPGERLQRRLGLLAEPDPDECGPEADDASGPAALPRWLPDGATEAGWLAKVRADPGRAGVIATAVIAAVAVLITVFTMLRDRPAPVVSAKLPPVEAVSPASPPPDKPAADAGAPPAEQVVVSVVGLVRKPGLATLSPGSRIADALTAAGGALDGADTLGLNLARPLVDGEQIVVGLAPPAGLPVLGSSAGAVPAVADAPRTSTAPTATGPEPHRDELVNLNTATAEQLDALPGVGPVTAAAIVAWRDTHGRFASVDQLGEVDGIGPARLEKLRALVRV; encoded by the coding sequence ATGGCATCAGAACTACCGGGTGAACGGCTGCAGCGCCGGCTGGGCCTGCTGGCCGAACCCGACCCTGACGAGTGCGGCCCCGAAGCCGACGATGCGTCCGGCCCCGCCGCGTTGCCGCGCTGGCTGCCCGACGGCGCCACCGAGGCGGGCTGGCTCGCCAAGGTAAGGGCCGACCCGGGCCGGGCCGGGGTGATCGCGACGGCGGTGATTGCCGCGGTCGCGGTGCTGATCACGGTGTTCACCATGCTGCGGGACCGGCCCGCGCCGGTAGTCAGTGCCAAACTGCCTCCGGTGGAGGCGGTTTCGCCGGCCAGCCCGCCCCCCGACAAGCCGGCGGCGGACGCCGGGGCGCCGCCCGCCGAGCAGGTGGTGGTCAGCGTGGTCGGACTGGTGCGCAAGCCCGGTCTGGCGACGTTGTCGCCGGGATCACGCATCGCCGACGCGCTGACTGCAGCCGGCGGCGCCCTCGACGGTGCCGACACACTCGGGCTGAACCTGGCCCGGCCCCTGGTCGACGGCGAACAGATCGTGGTCGGTCTGGCGCCGCCCGCCGGCCTGCCGGTGCTGGGCAGTTCGGCCGGTGCGGTGCCGGCGGTCGCGGACGCGCCGCGTACCAGCACCGCGCCGACGGCAACCGGTCCCGAGCCGCACCGGGACGAGCTGGTCAACCTCAACACCGCGACGGCCGAGCAACTTGACGCGCTGCCGGGAGTGGGGCCGGTGACCGCGGCCGCCATCGTCGCCTGGCGTGACACCCACGGCAGGTTCGCCAGCGTCGATCAGCTCGGCGAGGTCGACGGGATCGGCCCGGCGCGCCTGGAGAAGTTGCGTGCCCTGGTCCGTGTCTGA
- a CDS encoding CBS domain-containing protein, with protein sequence MRIADVLRNKGAAVVTIHPEATVMELLAGLAEHNIGAMVVIGSEGLEGVASERDVVRQLHVHGASLLARPVSAIMTRVVATCTKADTADDVSILMTEHRARHIPVLDSGRLAGIVSIGDVVKSRMEELQAEQAALRSYISQG encoded by the coding sequence ATGCGGATCGCGGACGTATTGCGGAACAAGGGTGCGGCGGTGGTGACCATCCATCCGGAGGCCACCGTCATGGAGTTGCTCGCGGGCCTGGCGGAGCACAACATCGGCGCCATGGTCGTGATCGGAAGCGAGGGGCTCGAGGGGGTGGCATCCGAGCGTGACGTGGTACGCCAGCTGCACGTGCACGGCGCCAGTCTGCTGGCCCGGCCGGTGTCGGCGATCATGACCCGCGTCGTGGCGACCTGCACCAAGGCAGATACCGCCGACGACGTCAGCATCTTGATGACCGAGCATCGGGCCCGTCACATTCCGGTACTCGACAGCGGCCGGCTGGCCGGCATCGTCAGCATCGGTGACGTGGTGAAGTCCCGGATGGAGGAGCTGCAGGCCGAACAAGCGGCGCTGCGCTCCTACATCAGTCAGGGCTAG
- a CDS encoding ribonuclease Z, producing the protein MTIEITLLGTGSPIPDPNRAGPSTLIRAGGQQLLVDCGRGVLQRLAAAGAGANTLSALLLTHLHSDHIADLGDLLITRWVSTFTPEAPPLPIIGPPGTAEVVEATLRAFGHDIGYRIAHHDDLTAPPGVDVREHTTGPVRDRDGVTITVAPTDHRPVTPTIGFRIEHRDENGTASVVMAGDTVPCESLDELAAGADALVHTVIRDDLIERLPQQRIRDICDYHSSVAQAAATAKRAGVGTLVLTHYVPALVPGQEDQWRALAAAEFDGPIELGNDLHRVEVSARG; encoded by the coding sequence ATGACGATCGAGATCACCCTGCTGGGCACCGGAAGTCCGATCCCCGACCCGAACCGCGCCGGCCCGTCGACCCTGATCCGGGCCGGTGGCCAGCAACTGCTGGTCGACTGCGGGCGAGGAGTGCTGCAGCGGTTGGCGGCCGCCGGTGCAGGGGCCAACACGCTCTCCGCGCTGCTGCTGACCCATCTGCACAGTGACCACATCGCCGACCTGGGTGATCTGCTGATCACCCGCTGGGTCAGCACCTTCACCCCGGAGGCCCCGCCGCTGCCGATCATCGGACCGCCCGGCACCGCGGAGGTCGTGGAGGCGACGCTGCGCGCCTTCGGCCACGACATCGGCTACCGCATCGCCCACCACGACGATCTGACCGCTCCGCCCGGTGTCGACGTGCGGGAACACACCACCGGGCCGGTGCGGGACCGCGACGGCGTGACCATCACGGTGGCACCCACCGACCACCGTCCGGTGACTCCCACCATCGGCTTCCGGATCGAGCACCGCGACGAAAACGGCACCGCATCGGTGGTGATGGCCGGCGACACCGTGCCCTGCGAGAGCCTCGACGAACTGGCAGCCGGGGCGGACGCATTGGTGCACACGGTGATCCGCGACGACCTCATCGAGAGACTTCCCCAACAGCGGATCCGCGATATCTGCGACTACCACTCCTCGGTGGCGCAGGCAGCCGCGACCGCCAAGCGGGCGGGGGTGGGCACGTTGGTGCTGACCCACTATGTGCCGGCCCTGGTGCCCGGGCAGGAGGACCAGTGGCGGGCGTTGGCGGCCGCGGAGTTCGACGGGCCGATCGAGCTCGGCAACGACCTGCATCGCGTCGAGGTGAGCGCGCGCGGATGA
- the holA gene encoding DNA polymerase III subunit delta produces MRQPVAPLHLILGDEELLVERAVGQVLAGVRAQAGSTDIPVDRLRAGEVEAGELAELLSPSLFADERVVVLEAAAEAGKDAVTLIAATAEDVPPGTVLVVVHAGGGRAKALAGRLQELGAQVHPCARITKPGERADFVRAEFRRLKLRVDDDTVTALLDAVGSDIRELASACSQLVADTGGHVDAAAVRRYHSGKAEVKGFDIAERAVVGDVAGATEALRWAMIRGEPHVVLADALAEAIHTIARVGSRSGDPYRLAGELGMPPWRVQKAQKQARHWSRDSLAAAVRMVAALNADVKGAAADADHALESAVRGVAELAAR; encoded by the coding sequence GTGAGGCAACCGGTGGCGCCGCTGCATCTGATCCTCGGGGATGAGGAATTGCTGGTCGAACGGGCCGTCGGCCAGGTGCTGGCCGGGGTGCGCGCACAAGCCGGCAGCACCGACATCCCGGTGGACCGGTTGCGCGCCGGCGAGGTCGAGGCCGGCGAGCTCGCCGAACTGCTGAGTCCGTCGCTGTTCGCCGACGAGCGGGTGGTGGTGCTCGAGGCAGCGGCCGAGGCGGGCAAGGACGCGGTAACGCTGATCGCCGCCACCGCGGAGGACGTCCCGCCGGGCACCGTCCTGGTGGTCGTGCACGCCGGTGGGGGGCGGGCCAAAGCTCTGGCCGGGCGGTTACAGGAACTCGGCGCACAGGTGCATCCCTGCGCCCGCATCACCAAGCCCGGCGAACGGGCCGACTTCGTCCGAGCCGAGTTCCGCCGACTGAAGCTGCGCGTCGACGACGACACGGTCACGGCGCTGCTCGACGCGGTGGGCTCCGACATCCGCGAACTGGCGTCGGCGTGCTCACAGCTGGTCGCCGACACGGGCGGGCATGTCGACGCCGCCGCCGTGCGCCGCTACCACAGCGGGAAAGCCGAAGTGAAGGGGTTCGACATCGCCGAGCGGGCCGTGGTCGGCGATGTCGCCGGCGCCACCGAGGCGCTGCGCTGGGCGATGATCCGCGGGGAGCCGCACGTGGTGCTGGCCGACGCCCTGGCCGAGGCGATCCACACGATTGCCCGGGTTGGGTCCAGGTCCGGCGACCCCTACCGGTTGGCCGGTGAACTGGGCATGCCGCCCTGGCGGGTGCAGAAGGCGCAGAAACAGGCCCGGCACTGGTCGAGGGATTCCCTTGCGGCAGCCGTGCGGATGGTGGCCGCCCTCAACGCCGACGTCAAAGGGGCCGCCGCGGACGCCGATCACGCGCTGGAAAGCGCCGTCCGCGGGGTCGCCGAGTTGGCCGCCCGCTGA
- a CDS encoding DUF4352 domain-containing protein, with translation MRRWGVALGVLALSVVSCSPEPAPKPQPEPADAQPPAAPRPAAHTGQTLELMRIGGQQIAVTLTEVIAPATVPNGWGAADKTYLATKLRIENTGTTTIVGNSNSDVTVVGSDGQDYHADFATVTECDDFAYGWFLIAAGSSKAGCVVFALPTGVTATKVRYTPSSGISHDVGEWLNP, from the coding sequence ATGAGACGGTGGGGCGTCGCGCTCGGGGTGCTGGCCTTGTCGGTGGTGTCGTGTTCACCGGAGCCGGCCCCCAAGCCCCAGCCGGAACCAGCGGATGCCCAGCCTCCGGCGGCGCCACGGCCGGCCGCCCATACCGGCCAGACGCTGGAGCTGATGCGCATCGGCGGGCAGCAGATCGCGGTGACCCTGACCGAGGTGATCGCCCCGGCGACCGTCCCGAACGGCTGGGGGGCGGCCGACAAGACCTATCTGGCCACCAAACTGCGGATCGAGAACACCGGGACCACGACCATCGTCGGCAACAGCAACAGCGATGTCACGGTGGTCGGTTCCGACGGCCAGGATTACCACGCCGATTTCGCCACGGTGACCGAGTGTGACGATTTCGCCTACGGCTGGTTTCTGATCGCCGCCGGTTCGTCCAAGGCCGGCTGCGTCGTCTTCGCACTGCCCACCGGTGTCACCGCGACCAAGGTGCGCTATACGCCGTCGTCGGGGATCTCCCACGATGTGGGGGAGTGGCTGAACCCGTAG
- the lepA gene encoding translation elongation factor 4: protein MTPPGKTPQTSSWPASRTPVVTWRSTCDCRCKPEAPGDASPGVSSCGLRLATLTRQKASPPPVHQEIPISSFADQTFTAPAQIRNFCIIAHIDHGKSTLADRMLQLTGVVDDRSMRAQYLDRMDIERERGITIKAQNVRLPWTVTEDPERGPGGPAAGDYVLHLIDTPGHVDFTYEVSRALEACEGAVLLVDAAQGIEAQTLANLYLALDRDLTVIPVLNKIDLPAADPERYAAELAHIIGCEPEDVLKVSGKTGEGVAELLNEVVRLVPPPTGDADAPTRAMIFDSVYDIYRGVVTYVRVVDGKILPREKIAMMSTGATHELLEVGIVSPEPKPAKGLGVGEVGYLITGVKDVRQSKVGDTVTTARGGATEALTGYREPKPMVYSGLYPVDGSDYPNLRDALDKLQLNDAALTYEPETSVALGFGFRCGFLGLLHMEITRERLEREFDLDLISTSPNVVYRVIAEDGSEIIVTNPSDWPEGKIRTVFEPVVKTTVIAPSEFVGTIMELCQSRRGELGGMDYLSPERVELRYTMPLGEIIFDFFDSLKSRTRGYASLDYEEAGEQEADLVKVDILLQGEAVDAFSAIVHKDAASAYGNKMTTKLKELIPRQQFEVPVQAAIGSRIIARENIRAIRKDVLSKCYGGDISRKRKLLEKQKEGKKRMKTIGRVDVPQEAFVAALSTDSGGSTGDKAKK from the coding sequence GTGACACCGCCTGGGAAGACGCCGCAAACTTCTTCATGGCCGGCGTCGCGGACACCGGTGGTTACCTGGCGATCGACCTGTGATTGCCGCTGCAAACCCGAAGCCCCTGGAGATGCGTCTCCGGGGGTTTCGTCTTGCGGCCTCCGCCTCGCTACCCTGACTAGGCAGAAAGCATCACCGCCCCCGGTTCACCAGGAGATTCCCATCAGCAGTTTCGCCGACCAGACCTTCACCGCGCCGGCGCAGATACGGAACTTCTGCATCATCGCCCACATCGACCATGGCAAATCGACCCTGGCCGACCGGATGCTGCAGCTCACCGGCGTCGTCGACGACCGATCGATGCGGGCCCAGTACCTGGATCGGATGGACATCGAGCGGGAGCGCGGCATCACCATCAAGGCGCAGAACGTTCGGCTGCCCTGGACGGTCACCGAGGACCCTGAGCGGGGCCCGGGCGGGCCGGCGGCCGGCGACTACGTGTTGCACCTGATCGACACGCCCGGCCACGTCGATTTCACCTACGAGGTGTCCCGCGCGCTGGAGGCCTGCGAGGGCGCGGTCCTGCTGGTCGACGCCGCCCAGGGCATTGAGGCCCAGACCCTGGCCAACCTGTATCTGGCACTGGACCGGGATCTGACGGTCATCCCGGTGCTCAACAAGATCGACCTGCCCGCTGCCGACCCGGAGCGCTACGCCGCCGAGCTGGCCCACATCATCGGGTGCGAGCCCGAAGACGTCCTGAAGGTGTCGGGAAAGACCGGCGAGGGCGTGGCGGAGCTGCTCAACGAGGTGGTCCGGCTTGTGCCCCCGCCCACCGGCGACGCCGACGCGCCGACACGGGCGATGATCTTCGACTCCGTCTACGACATCTACCGCGGCGTGGTCACCTACGTCCGGGTCGTCGACGGCAAGATCCTGCCGCGCGAGAAGATCGCGATGATGTCCACCGGTGCCACCCACGAGCTCCTCGAAGTCGGCATCGTGTCCCCGGAACCCAAGCCCGCCAAGGGGCTGGGCGTCGGCGAGGTGGGCTATCTGATCACCGGAGTGAAGGATGTGCGGCAGTCCAAGGTGGGCGACACCGTCACCACCGCGCGGGGCGGGGCCACCGAGGCCCTCACCGGATACCGCGAGCCCAAGCCGATGGTCTATTCCGGGCTGTACCCGGTGGACGGGTCGGACTATCCCAACCTGCGTGACGCCCTGGACAAACTGCAGCTCAACGATGCCGCTTTGACCTACGAACCGGAGACTTCGGTGGCGCTGGGCTTCGGTTTCCGCTGCGGCTTCCTGGGACTGCTGCACATGGAGATCACCCGGGAACGTCTGGAACGCGAATTCGACCTGGATCTGATCTCCACCTCGCCCAACGTGGTCTACCGCGTGATCGCCGAGGACGGCAGCGAGATCATCGTCACCAACCCGTCGGACTGGCCGGAAGGAAAGATCCGCACGGTTTTCGAGCCGGTCGTCAAAACCACGGTGATCGCGCCGAGCGAATTCGTCGGCACCATCATGGAACTGTGCCAGTCCCGCCGCGGCGAACTCGGCGGGATGGACTACCTCTCGCCGGAGCGTGTCGAGCTGCGCTACACGATGCCGTTGGGCGAGATCATCTTCGACTTCTTCGACTCGTTGAAGTCACGCACCCGCGGCTACGCCAGCCTGGATTACGAGGAGGCCGGCGAGCAGGAGGCCGACCTGGTCAAGGTCGACATTCTGCTGCAGGGTGAAGCGGTGGACGCGTTCAGTGCGATCGTGCACAAAGACGCGGCCTCGGCCTACGGCAACAAGATGACGACCAAGCTCAAGGAGCTGATCCCGCGCCAACAGTTCGAAGTGCCCGTGCAGGCGGCCATCGGATCGAGAATCATTGCGCGCGAGAACATCCGGGCTATCCGCAAAGACGTGTTGTCCAAGTGCTACGGCGGTGACATCAGCCGCAAGCGCAAGCTGCTGGAAAAGCAGAAAGAGGGCAAGAAGCGGATGAAGACCATCGGTCGGGTGGACGTGCCGCAGGAGGCGTTCGTCGCGGCGCTGTCCACTGACAGTGGCGGCTCGACCGGCGACAAGGCCAAGAAGTAG
- a CDS encoding type II toxin-antitoxin system PemK/MazF family toxin — protein MASPRKTRWQTMQRFAENLVFNEAPRFIRQLEQAPLVQQRVQRGIEQGIRIGLEILGGTTAEPPAPVPSGRPVTNSSVPTAQRARRLVYAPNLNGRADPGEIVWTWVAYEDEPDRGKDRPVLVVGRDRDVLLGLMVSSRQRHAEDTNWIGIGAGSWDESRRLSWVRLDRVLDVPEESIRREGAILARAVFETVAARLRSDYSWS, from the coding sequence ATGGCTTCCCCGCGGAAGACCCGATGGCAGACGATGCAGCGATTCGCGGAGAACCTGGTGTTCAACGAAGCCCCACGGTTCATCCGCCAGCTTGAGCAGGCACCGCTGGTACAGCAGCGCGTCCAGCGCGGTATCGAGCAGGGCATCAGGATCGGTCTGGAGATTCTCGGCGGCACAACGGCCGAACCGCCCGCCCCGGTCCCCTCCGGGCGCCCGGTGACCAACAGCAGTGTCCCCACTGCGCAGCGCGCCCGCCGGCTGGTGTACGCCCCGAACCTCAACGGCCGCGCCGATCCGGGAGAGATCGTGTGGACATGGGTGGCCTACGAGGACGAGCCGGACCGCGGCAAGGACCGGCCGGTGCTGGTCGTCGGCCGCGACCGGGACGTGCTGCTGGGATTGATGGTGTCGAGCCGACAACGGCATGCCGAGGACACGAACTGGATCGGCATCGGGGCCGGCAGCTGGGATGAGTCCCGCCGGCTCAGCTGGGTGCGGCTCGACCGGGTGCTCGACGTTCCCGAGGAATCGATCCGGCGCGAAGGCGCCATCCTGGCGCGTGCGGTGTTCGAGACGGTGGCCGCCCGACTGCGCAGCGACTACTCGTGGAGCTGA
- a CDS encoding sensor domain-containing protein translates to MTARARTIVAAAALVLLSSGCTTVVSGTVRPAADLAPTPVTGMAVRQVLLDDSELTKLTGQPFRSDPSLPPRYGGLDELPDAWESAAPQDCVGAAVGGQRSVYNSANVRDAAHEFWDSSAAEDSPLTGVGEAVIALDSATEADALVEKFAQQWRSCDGVVVTRDSGTDSEASGEIADVSDEDAILVAVVRTSVDGEAGLRVSRALGSRVNCIVDVDVFWFADEGDDSGVPPTGDTTAADMVRAMLDKVRNLSG, encoded by the coding sequence GTGACCGCCCGGGCACGCACAATCGTGGCCGCCGCGGCGCTGGTGCTGCTGTCCAGCGGGTGCACCACGGTGGTCTCCGGGACTGTCCGGCCCGCAGCGGATCTGGCGCCCACGCCGGTCACCGGGATGGCGGTCCGGCAGGTGTTGCTCGACGATTCCGAGCTCACCAAGCTGACCGGTCAGCCCTTCCGCAGCGACCCCTCCCTGCCGCCGCGGTACGGCGGTCTCGACGAACTGCCCGACGCCTGGGAGTCGGCCGCGCCGCAGGACTGCGTCGGTGCCGCCGTGGGTGGGCAGCGCAGCGTGTACAACTCCGCGAACGTGCGCGACGCCGCCCATGAGTTCTGGGACAGTTCCGCCGCCGAGGATTCCCCGCTGACCGGGGTGGGCGAGGCGGTGATCGCACTGGACAGCGCCACCGAAGCCGATGCGCTGGTGGAGAAGTTCGCCCAGCAGTGGCGTAGCTGCGACGGGGTGGTGGTGACCCGTGACAGCGGCACCGATAGCGAGGCCAGCGGGGAGATCGCCGACGTCTCCGACGAGGACGCGATCCTGGTGGCCGTCGTGCGCACCAGCGTGGACGGCGAAGCGGGACTGCGGGTTTCCCGCGCGCTCGGGTCGCGGGTGAACTGCATCGTCGACGTCGACGTGTTCTGGTTCGCCGACGAGGGCGACGATTCCGGCGTTCCGCCCACCGGCGACACCACCGCCGCCGACATGGTGCGGGCAATGCTGGACAAGGTCCGCAACCTCAGCGGCTGA
- a CDS encoding ComEC/Rec2 family competence protein, with protein MQVAAAPAARLDIRLVPAAAAGWLVAAAGIQWRIGGVLAVLCALLAVAAGALCRYAGRRRRPGWRLAGAAAAVAALTGGGFGWAVALRTDAVEHHLIAAAVGTTASVTVTASESALPVGARRVMFRATMQRLNDAVASGRVVVFASSADFDEVMVGEPMAFRAKVSHPARRDLSVAVLTAAGPPVRGRPGPVARTAHRVRVRFAAAAARVLPDEQARMLPALVLGDTSAITAATGRDFRAAGLTHLMAVSGANVTIVCGAVLFSARLVGPRPAALLAAVALVAFVIVVQPTASVLRAAVMGAIALLGVLSARSRQAVPSLAAAVLVLLALAPHLAVDIGFALSVVATAALVLIAPVWTARLVERGWPRSLAAAVCVAWAANLVTAPLIAGISGRLSLVSTVANLAVAALVAPITVLGSAAAVLCGWWPTGADLLIRFTGPELWWVCAVARWAGGLPASAVPVPGGVGGVAGVGAAALLVVVCWRWRWFRWGLTALMLGVLAWSVTEVLTGWAGVGPP; from the coding sequence ATGCAGGTAGCGGCCGCGCCGGCGGCCCGGCTCGATATCCGGCTGGTGCCCGCAGCGGCGGCCGGCTGGCTGGTGGCGGCGGCGGGCATTCAGTGGCGGATCGGCGGTGTGCTGGCGGTGCTGTGTGCGCTGCTGGCGGTGGCTGCCGGAGCGCTCTGCCGGTACGCCGGGCGGCGCCGGCGCCCCGGCTGGCGACTGGCGGGCGCGGCGGCGGCCGTGGCGGCGCTGACCGGCGGGGGATTCGGCTGGGCCGTTGCGCTGCGCACCGACGCGGTGGAGCATCACCTGATCGCCGCGGCGGTCGGCACCACCGCGTCGGTGACGGTGACCGCCAGCGAGAGCGCGTTGCCCGTCGGTGCCCGCCGGGTGATGTTTCGGGCCACGATGCAGCGGCTCAACGATGCCGTCGCGTCCGGCCGGGTGGTGGTCTTCGCGTCGAGCGCCGACTTCGACGAGGTGATGGTCGGCGAGCCGATGGCGTTTCGCGCCAAGGTCTCCCACCCGGCCCGGCGCGACCTGTCGGTCGCGGTGCTCACGGCCGCCGGCCCGCCGGTGCGCGGCAGGCCCGGCCCGGTCGCCCGGACGGCACACCGGGTCCGGGTCCGCTTCGCGGCCGCCGCCGCGCGCGTGCTGCCCGACGAGCAGGCCCGGATGCTGCCCGCTTTGGTGCTCGGCGACACCTCAGCGATCACCGCGGCGACCGGCCGAGACTTCCGGGCCGCCGGGCTGACTCACCTGATGGCGGTTTCCGGGGCCAACGTGACCATCGTGTGCGGCGCGGTGTTGTTCTCGGCGCGGCTGGTCGGTCCGCGGCCGGCGGCGCTGCTGGCCGCGGTGGCACTGGTGGCCTTCGTGATCGTGGTGCAGCCGACGGCCAGCGTGCTGCGCGCGGCGGTGATGGGAGCCATCGCGCTGCTGGGTGTGCTCTCGGCCCGCAGCCGCCAGGCGGTGCCGAGTCTGGCCGCCGCCGTGCTCGTGCTGCTGGCGCTGGCCCCACACCTGGCTGTCGACATCGGGTTCGCGCTGTCGGTGGTGGCCACCGCGGCATTGGTGCTCATCGCCCCGGTGTGGACGGCGCGACTGGTGGAACGCGGATGGCCGCGGTCGCTGGCCGCCGCCGTCTGCGTGGCATGGGCCGCGAACCTGGTGACCGCGCCGTTGATCGCCGGCATCTCCGGGCGGCTGAGCCTGGTCAGCACGGTCGCCAACCTGGCGGTGGCGGCGCTGGTCGCGCCGATCACGGTGCTGGGCAGCGCGGCGGCGGTGCTGTGCGGATGGTGGCCCACCGGAGCCGACCTGCTGATCCGCTTCACCGGACCGGAGCTGTGGTGGGTGTGTGCCGTCGCCCGCTGGGCCGGTGGACTTCCCGCGTCGGCCGTGCCGGTGCCGGGGGGCGTGGGCGGAGTCGCCGGAGTCGGCGCCGCAGCGCTGCTGGTGGTGGTGTGCTGGCGGTGGCGGTGGTTCCGGTGGGGGCTGACGGCGTTGATGCTGGGCGTGCTGGCGTGGTCGGTCACCGAGGTGTTGACCGGCTGGGCCGGTGTCGGGCCACCGTGA
- the rpsT gene encoding 30S ribosomal protein S20, whose translation MANIKSQVKRNRTNEQARLRNQSVKSAVRTAIRAFRDAAATGDKDKAGELLAATSRKLDKAASKGVIHKNQAANKKSALAKALNQL comes from the coding sequence GTGGCCAACATTAAGTCGCAGGTCAAGCGCAACCGGACCAACGAGCAAGCCCGGCTGCGCAACCAGTCGGTGAAGTCTGCGGTGCGCACCGCGATCCGCGCATTCCGCGACGCCGCCGCTACCGGTGACAAGGACAAGGCCGGCGAGCTGCTGGCCGCCACCAGCCGCAAGCTGGACAAGGCCGCCAGCAAGGGCGTCATCCACAAGAACCAGGCCGCCAACAAGAAGTCGGCACTGGCCAAGGCACTCAACCAGCTCTGA